The following are encoded together in the Dickeya lacustris genome:
- a CDS encoding LysE family translocator, with protein sequence MGSEIIALCVIGVAILLGAMSPGASFLLVASTAVTSSRRAAIAVSLGMGVGASLFTILALAGFQLLLAMVPWLYLVIKIAGGGYLLWLAFRMVRRKAPAAAQVATAAPVNVWRAFASGMMTQMSNPQTALVFASIFTATLGSTIPTWMYIVLPLLALVIDTLWYMLVALLLSTDKPRRLYTRYRRLIDHLSAGVMLALGVRLLIKG encoded by the coding sequence ATGGGCAGTGAAATTATTGCGTTGTGTGTGATTGGTGTTGCCATTTTACTGGGTGCAATGAGCCCAGGCGCGAGTTTTCTGCTGGTGGCGAGCACCGCTGTGACGTCATCCCGACGGGCGGCGATAGCGGTGTCGCTTGGTATGGGCGTTGGCGCATCGTTGTTTACAATACTGGCGCTTGCCGGGTTTCAGCTATTGTTGGCGATGGTGCCTTGGCTCTATCTGGTGATAAAAATAGCCGGTGGTGGCTATCTGCTGTGGCTGGCGTTCAGGATGGTGCGTCGTAAAGCGCCCGCTGCCGCGCAAGTTGCAACCGCCGCTCCCGTAAATGTGTGGCGTGCCTTTGCCTCAGGAATGATGACGCAAATGAGTAACCCGCAAACTGCGCTGGTGTTTGCCAGTATTTTTACCGCCACGCTTGGCAGCACTATACCAACGTGGATGTATATCGTCTTGCCATTGCTGGCATTAGTCATCGATACGCTATGGTACATGCTGGTTGCATTATTACTTTCAACCGATAAGCCACGACGTCTTTATACTCGTTATCGCCGCCTGATAGACCACCTCAGTGCAGGAGTGATGCTGGCTCTGGGCGTGCGTCTTTTGATTAAGGGGTGA
- the fieF gene encoding CDF family cation-efflux transporter FieF (FieF, a metal efflux transporter, is a member of the CDF (cation diffusion facilitator) family of transporters.), protein MNSHYARWVTLAAFLATATALSLFGLKVYAWWYTGSVSLLASLVDSLVDIAASLVNLLVVRYSLQPADSEHSFGHGKAESLAALAQSMFISGSALFLLLTGAQHLMNPQPLQGPELGMWITLVALIATGLLVSFQRWVIRKTHSQAVRADMLHYQSDVLMNGAILLSLLLSWKGIGWADAVFALAIGIYILYSALHMAYDAIQMLLDRALPDEERQEIVNLIASWPGVSGAHQLRTRRAGPTRFIQLHLEMDDNLPLVASHQIADELEQALLHRFPGSDVIIHQDPVSVVPLAQRGRWDL, encoded by the coding sequence ATGAATTCTCATTACGCTCGTTGGGTGACATTAGCCGCGTTTTTAGCCACGGCAACCGCATTGTCACTGTTTGGTTTGAAAGTGTATGCCTGGTGGTACACCGGGTCGGTGAGCTTGCTGGCCTCGCTGGTTGATTCACTGGTCGATATTGCCGCCTCGCTGGTGAATTTGCTGGTGGTGCGTTATTCGCTGCAACCGGCCGATAGCGAACATTCGTTTGGCCACGGTAAGGCCGAATCGCTGGCGGCACTGGCGCAAAGTATGTTTATTTCCGGCTCTGCGCTGTTTTTGTTGTTAACCGGCGCGCAGCATTTGATGAACCCTCAGCCTTTGCAGGGGCCGGAACTTGGCATGTGGATTACGTTAGTGGCGCTGATAGCCACGGGCTTGCTGGTGAGTTTTCAGCGCTGGGTTATCCGTAAAACGCACAGCCAGGCGGTGCGTGCCGATATGCTGCACTACCAGTCTGATGTGTTGATGAATGGTGCTATCTTGTTATCGCTGTTGTTAAGCTGGAAAGGCATTGGCTGGGCGGACGCCGTCTTTGCGCTGGCAATAGGCATTTATATCTTATACAGCGCTTTACATATGGCATACGATGCCATTCAGATGTTGTTAGACAGAGCATTACCGGATGAAGAACGTCAGGAAATCGTCAACCTTATCGCCTCGTGGCCGGGAGTGAGCGGCGCGCATCAGTTACGCACCCGCCGTGCCGGGCCGACGCGCTTTATTCAGTTGCATCTTGAGATGGACGATAACCTGCCGCTGGTGGCGTCGCACCAGATTGCGGATGAACTCGAGCAGGCGCTGCTGCACCGTTTCCCCGGTTCAGACGTGATAATCCATCAAGACCCGGTATCGGTTGTGCCGCTGGCGCAGCGAGGCCGTTGGGATCTGTAG
- a CDS encoding tail fiber assembly protein: MKTYFSPQYMDFYSSDVHGDNIPGDAVEINDDYYQKLLNDQALGNVIVFDESTRQPIAVTPAPISDVELAQAMRHQRDNLLAASDWTQVADAPVDKLAWRAYRELLRQVPDQAGFPQDIHWPTLP; encoded by the coding sequence ATGAAAACTTATTTTTCTCCTCAATATATGGATTTTTATTCAAGTGATGTGCATGGTGATAATATCCCAGGCGATGCGGTTGAAATTAACGATGACTATTATCAAAAACTATTAAATGACCAGGCCCTTGGTAATGTGATTGTTTTTGACGAGTCAACCAGACAACCTATTGCCGTCACGCCTGCTCCGATTTCCGACGTTGAATTAGCGCAAGCGATGCGACATCAGCGTGATAACCTGTTAGCGGCCAGCGACTGGACTCAGGTAGCCGATGCCCCTGTCGATAAGCTTGCCTGGCGAGCCTATCGTGAGTTATTGCGTCAGGTTCCCGATCAGGCCGGGTTTCCGCAAGACATCCACTGGCCTACGTTGCCGTAG
- the pfkA gene encoding 6-phosphofructokinase encodes MIKKIGVLTSGGDAPGMNAAIRGVVRAALAEGLDIYGIYDGYLGLYEDRMELLDRYSVSDVINRGGTFLGSARFPAFKEEAVRQVCVENMKKRGLDALVVIGGDGSYMGAKRLTEMGFPCIGLPGTIDNDVAGTDYTIGYFTALETVVEAIDRLRDTSSSHQRISIVEVMGRHCGDLTMAAAIAGGCEFIVLPEVDFKKEDLVEEIKAGIAKGKKHAIVAITELVCDVDELARYIEAETGRETRATVLGHIQRGGAPVAYDRILASRMGAYSIELLQQGYGGRCVGIQNEKLVHHDIIDAIENMRRPFKGDWLETAKKLF; translated from the coding sequence ATGATTAAAAAAATCGGAGTACTGACGAGCGGTGGCGATGCGCCGGGCATGAATGCGGCCATTCGTGGTGTGGTGCGCGCGGCGTTGGCTGAAGGGCTGGACATCTACGGCATTTATGATGGCTATCTGGGTTTGTACGAAGATCGCATGGAGCTGCTTGATCGTTATAGCGTGTCTGATGTCATCAACCGTGGCGGCACCTTCCTTGGGTCGGCGCGTTTTCCGGCGTTTAAGGAAGAAGCGGTGCGTCAGGTGTGCGTGGAAAACATGAAAAAACGCGGCCTGGATGCGTTAGTGGTTATCGGGGGCGACGGTTCCTATATGGGGGCTAAACGCTTGACCGAGATGGGATTCCCCTGCATCGGTTTGCCGGGCACCATTGATAACGATGTTGCTGGCACCGATTACACTATCGGCTATTTCACCGCGCTGGAAACCGTGGTGGAAGCGATTGACCGCCTGCGTGATACGTCCTCGTCCCATCAACGCATTTCCATCGTTGAAGTGATGGGCCGTCACTGTGGCGACCTGACGATGGCGGCCGCGATTGCCGGCGGTTGCGAGTTCATCGTGCTGCCGGAAGTGGACTTCAAAAAAGAAGACCTGGTTGAGGAGATCAAAGCCGGGATCGCCAAAGGGAAAAAACACGCCATTGTGGCGATTACTGAACTGGTGTGCGACGTCGATGAGCTGGCGCGTTATATCGAAGCGGAAACCGGGCGCGAAACCCGTGCGACGGTGCTTGGTCATATTCAGCGCGGCGGTGCGCCTGTCGCTTACGACCGTATTCTGGCTTCGCGCATGGGCGCTTATTCTATTGAGCTGCTTCAGCAGGGCTACGGTGGCCGTTGCGTCGGTATCCAGAATGAAAAACTGGTACACCATGATATTATCGACGCCATTGAGAACATGAGACGCCCGTTCAAAGGCGATTGGCTGGAGACAGCGAAAAAATTGTTCTAA
- the aguB gene encoding N-carbamoylputrescine amidase: MTNVTVAATQMACTWDLPKNIENAERLVRQAHAQGAHIILIQELFAAPYFCIDQSPEHYALAQELANSPLIKHFSALAAELNVVLPLSFFERANNAYYNSLVMIDADGSVLDVYRKTHIPNGPAYQEKQFFIPGDTGFKVWQTRYAKIGVGICWDQWFPETARCLALQGAELIFYPTAIGSEPAYPEIDSQPHWTRVQQGHAAANLVPVIASNRIGTEASKYIDGLEMTFYGSSFIADQTGALVAQANKTDEAVLVHTFDLQAIAAQRASWGLFRDRRPDMYGVIGTSDGKTWR, translated from the coding sequence ATGACAAACGTTACCGTTGCCGCCACACAAATGGCCTGCACCTGGGATTTGCCAAAAAATATCGAAAACGCCGAAAGGCTGGTGCGTCAGGCACATGCTCAAGGGGCGCACATCATCCTGATTCAGGAACTGTTTGCTGCGCCTTATTTCTGCATCGATCAGAGCCCTGAGCATTATGCGCTGGCGCAAGAGCTGGCCAATAGCCCGCTTATCAAACACTTTTCCGCGCTGGCGGCAGAACTGAACGTCGTGCTGCCACTGAGCTTCTTCGAGCGCGCCAATAACGCTTACTACAACTCGCTGGTGATGATCGATGCCGACGGCAGCGTATTGGATGTGTACCGCAAAACGCACATTCCGAACGGCCCGGCCTATCAGGAAAAGCAGTTCTTCATTCCAGGGGATACCGGCTTTAAAGTGTGGCAAACCCGCTACGCTAAAATTGGCGTTGGCATCTGCTGGGATCAGTGGTTCCCTGAAACCGCGCGCTGCCTGGCTTTACAGGGAGCCGAGCTGATTTTCTACCCAACCGCCATCGGCTCTGAACCGGCCTACCCGGAGATTGATAGCCAGCCGCACTGGACGCGCGTGCAGCAAGGTCACGCAGCGGCCAATCTGGTGCCGGTTATCGCGTCCAACCGTATCGGCACCGAAGCCAGCAAATACATCGACGGTCTGGAAATGACCTTCTACGGCTCCTCGTTCATTGCCGATCAAACCGGTGCGCTGGTGGCGCAAGCCAACAAGACAGACGAAGCGGTGCTGGTGCATACCTTTGATCTACAAGCTATTGCCGCCCAGCGCGCGTCGTGGGGCCTGTTCCGCGATCGCCGCCCGGACATGTATGGCGTGATTGGCACCTCTGACGGCAAAACCTGGAGATAA
- a CDS encoding phage tail protein — protein sequence MGAKYFTLLTRLGEARLSEAISVGKPLEIAQMGVGDGGGTLQTPDSMQTQLVNERRRAPINSLSIDPHNANQIVAEQVIPENEGGFWIREMGLYDAAGNLIAVANCPETYKPELKEGSGRVQTVRMILIVSRTDALTLNFDPTVALATRRYADTLLADHVAKSNPHAQYLLISEFVGIPQPWPQAVAPTGWLKCNGQAFDKNRYPRLAQVYPSGILPDLRGEFIRGWDDGRGVDAGRELLTPQSQNIMPFNLGVRYSVTGIQGGATPINAIDGNGLYTGATTTFPGSETRPRNVAFNYIVKAA from the coding sequence ATGGGCGCAAAATATTTCACGTTATTAACCCGGCTGGGTGAAGCCAGGTTGTCTGAGGCGATTTCCGTGGGTAAACCGCTGGAAATAGCCCAAATGGGGGTGGGGGACGGCGGTGGCACATTACAAACACCCGATTCAATGCAAACGCAATTGGTGAATGAAAGACGGCGTGCGCCAATTAATTCACTGAGCATTGACCCGCATAATGCCAACCAGATAGTCGCCGAGCAGGTTATTCCAGAAAATGAGGGAGGGTTCTGGATTCGCGAAATGGGCTTATATGATGCGGCGGGTAACTTGATAGCCGTTGCCAATTGCCCGGAAACCTATAAGCCAGAGCTCAAAGAGGGCTCAGGGCGCGTGCAGACGGTGCGCATGATCCTCATCGTCAGCCGTACCGATGCGCTCACGCTCAATTTTGACCCGACGGTGGCGCTCGCCACAAGGCGCTATGCCGATACCTTGCTGGCCGATCATGTTGCCAAGAGTAATCCTCACGCGCAGTATTTGTTGATCAGTGAATTTGTCGGCATTCCACAGCCTTGGCCACAAGCCGTAGCCCCCACCGGTTGGCTCAAATGTAACGGCCAGGCATTTGATAAAAATCGTTATCCTCGATTAGCGCAAGTCTATCCCTCCGGGATATTGCCGGACTTGCGTGGCGAATTTATTCGCGGCTGGGATGATGGCAGAGGGGTGGATGCAGGCCGTGAATTGTTGACCCCACAATCGCAGAACATTATGCCGTTTAACCTAGGGGTCCGTTACTCAGTTACAGGGATTCAGGGGGGAGCTACCCCCATAAACGCAATTGACGGCAATGGCCTATACACTGGGGCAACAACAACATTTCCTGGTAGTGAAACTCGCCCCCGAAATGTTGCCTTTAACTACATCGTGAAGGCGGCGTGA
- a CDS encoding tail fiber assembly protein → MQTNDIAVLGENGLASNTGWLTVYHADTQTAEYYDSSEEYLMAGTGVPAHSYADVPPADVASGLAVRRAADGLRWEVVADFRGQTAYDTRTRQPQVISTLGDLPEHLTLLPPSGEFDRWQDDTWVTDAAAQHAATVLAAQRDLDARRQAARERISELTYAEELAMATETEARLLKEWKGYLVQLSRVNPASVPDITWPTIPEKQEG, encoded by the coding sequence ATGCAAACCAATGACATCGCTGTATTAGGCGAAAATGGACTGGCGTCCAACACCGGCTGGCTGACGGTTTATCACGCTGATACGCAAACCGCTGAATATTATGACAGTAGCGAAGAATACCTGATGGCGGGCACCGGCGTGCCCGCACACAGCTATGCCGATGTGCCACCGGCTGATGTGGCGAGCGGGCTGGCGGTACGGCGCGCTGCCGATGGGTTGCGCTGGGAGGTGGTGGCGGACTTTCGCGGTCAAACGGCGTATGACACCCGCACCCGCCAGCCGCAGGTAATTAGCACGCTCGGTGATTTGCCGGAACACCTGACGTTGTTGCCGCCATCCGGTGAGTTTGACCGCTGGCAAGACGATACGTGGGTGACGGATGCGGCGGCGCAGCACGCCGCAACGGTACTGGCGGCGCAGCGCGACCTTGATGCCCGGCGGCAGGCCGCCCGTGAGCGCATCAGCGAGCTGACCTATGCCGAAGAACTGGCGATGGCAACAGAGACGGAGGCGCGCTTACTGAAAGAGTGGAAAGGCTATCTGGTGCAATTAAGCCGGGTTAACCCAGCGTCAGTACCGGATATTACATGGCCGACCATACCCGAAAAACAGGAGGGGTAG
- a CDS encoding helix-turn-helix domain-containing protein, with product MNAIKSQRLARAWSQEQLAELSSLSVRTIQRIENGERASLETLSAIAAALGINVAVLMEPMEPDEKPSASGESLEERIVQAKAQVRRESRFWRSLLLFIPVNALLFAINQFVNPQQQWFWWPLSIWSGVLILRAVKMFLLRDRWSRWEQRRLQKILRKP from the coding sequence ATGAACGCAATTAAATCTCAACGTCTCGCCCGGGCCTGGTCGCAGGAGCAGTTGGCTGAATTATCTTCATTGAGCGTCAGAACCATTCAGCGTATTGAAAATGGCGAGCGCGCCAGTCTGGAAACCCTCAGTGCTATTGCGGCGGCATTAGGTATCAATGTGGCGGTGCTCATGGAGCCAATGGAGCCGGATGAAAAACCATCGGCCAGCGGTGAATCGCTGGAAGAGCGTATTGTGCAGGCCAAAGCGCAGGTGCGGCGTGAAAGCCGCTTTTGGCGCAGTCTGTTGCTGTTTATACCGGTTAATGCGCTGCTCTTTGCCATTAATCAGTTTGTGAATCCTCAGCAGCAGTGGTTTTGGTGGCCACTGTCAATTTGGAGCGGAGTGTTGATATTGCGGGCCGTCAAAATGTTTTTATTGCGCGATCGCTGGTCACGCTGGGAACAGCGCCGGTTACAAAAAATCTTACGTAAACCCTGA
- the aguA gene encoding agmatine deiminase, whose protein sequence is MAELTTPWQDGFAMPAEWAAHDAVWMLWPYRRDNWRAEGDVLPAQHTFAAVAAAIAQTTPVIMGVPHDQLALAQRVMPASVTLVEMESDDAWVRDTGPTMVLNAAGERRGVDWQFNAWGGALGGLYEDWRRDENVAAQVLAHHGDAGYAAPLILEGGSIHTDGEGTLLTTAECLLNPNRNPHLNKAQIEQHLRDYLGVSTFIWLEEGVYNDETDGHIDNMCCFICPGEVALHWTDDETDPQYARSQAAYQVLSQARDAKGRSLKIWKLPAPGPLYATPEETAGVTEGNAIERNAGSRLAGSYVNFLISNKQIIYPLLDERTDGEAHALLQQMFPDYLISGVPAREILLGGGNIHCITQQIPAAHR, encoded by the coding sequence ATGGCTGAACTGACTACGCCATGGCAGGACGGCTTTGCCATGCCAGCGGAATGGGCCGCACACGACGCGGTGTGGATGCTGTGGCCATATCGCCGCGATAACTGGCGCGCTGAGGGCGATGTTCTCCCTGCCCAGCACACCTTTGCGGCAGTGGCGGCAGCGATTGCCCAGACTACGCCGGTCATCATGGGCGTGCCGCATGACCAACTGGCATTGGCCCAACGTGTGATGCCAGCGAGCGTCACGCTGGTGGAGATGGAAAGCGATGATGCCTGGGTACGCGATACCGGGCCAACCATGGTGCTGAATGCCGCCGGTGAGCGCCGGGGCGTTGACTGGCAATTCAACGCCTGGGGCGGCGCACTGGGCGGATTGTATGAAGACTGGCGCCGTGACGAGAACGTCGCCGCGCAGGTGCTGGCGCATCATGGTGATGCAGGCTACGCCGCGCCGCTGATTCTGGAAGGTGGCTCCATCCACACCGATGGCGAAGGCACGCTGCTGACCACCGCCGAGTGCCTGCTGAACCCGAACCGCAACCCGCACCTGAACAAGGCGCAGATTGAGCAACACCTGCGCGATTATCTCGGTGTCAGCACGTTTATCTGGCTGGAAGAGGGCGTGTATAACGACGAAACCGACGGCCACATCGACAACATGTGCTGTTTTATCTGCCCCGGCGAAGTGGCGCTGCACTGGACGGACGATGAAACCGACCCGCAGTACGCCCGCTCGCAGGCGGCCTATCAGGTGTTGTCACAGGCGCGTGATGCCAAAGGCCGGTCGCTGAAAATCTGGAAACTCCCGGCGCCCGGCCCGCTGTACGCCACGCCGGAAGAAACGGCGGGCGTCACCGAAGGCAACGCCATCGAGCGTAACGCCGGGTCACGGCTGGCGGGCTCATACGTCAATTTCCTGATCAGCAATAAGCAGATTATTTATCCGCTGCTGGACGAACGCACCGACGGTGAGGCCCATGCGCTGTTGCAACAGATGTTCCCCGACTACCTGATAAGCGGCGTACCGGCACGCGAAATCCTGCTGGGCGGCGGAAACATCCACTGCATTACCCAGCAAATCCCGGCGGCACACCGCTAA
- a CDS encoding NUDIX hydrolase has translation MKQRPSSRLLILNPQHHVLLFLFHHTADALAGKRYWATPGGALENGETFEQAALRELREETGICCQDPGPCVATRTFPLAMPNGETVLAEEQFFIIHTRENTLNTQQWTDHERQVMRDYRWWSRDALLATPDIVYPENLVAMVWPASASPN, from the coding sequence ATGAAACAACGGCCATCATCACGATTGTTGATACTCAACCCTCAGCATCACGTTTTGCTGTTTCTTTTTCATCATACTGCGGATGCCCTTGCCGGGAAGCGTTATTGGGCAACACCGGGAGGCGCATTGGAAAACGGAGAAACCTTTGAACAGGCGGCATTAAGAGAGCTGCGGGAAGAAACCGGCATCTGCTGCCAAGACCCAGGCCCTTGCGTGGCAACCCGGACGTTTCCTCTGGCCATGCCAAACGGCGAAACCGTATTGGCCGAGGAGCAGTTCTTTATCATTCACACCCGTGAAAACACGCTTAATACGCAACAATGGACGGATCACGAACGGCAGGTGATGCGCGATTATCGCTGGTGGAGTCGTGACGCGCTGCTTGCCACGCCCGATATCGTCTACCCGGAAAATCTGGTAGCCATGGTGTGGCCAGCAAGCGCATCACCAAACTGA
- a CDS encoding tail fiber assembly protein — translation MKNMKSVYSPSQNVIYPAQLYTDYQRAGTWPDDGIDISDDDAAQFSPVNQPVDKVLGYVAGALAWVSQPAPSPMQLTKEAELKRQQLLSAANTLTADWRTELALGIINDEDKAKLIEWMHYIKAVKAIDTSSAPNISWPEKPAA, via the coding sequence ATGAAAAATATGAAAAGCGTTTATTCACCCTCTCAGAATGTGATTTATCCCGCGCAGCTTTATACCGACTATCAACGTGCTGGCACATGGCCTGATGATGGAATAGACATCAGCGATGACGATGCTGCGCAGTTCAGCCCGGTTAATCAACCGGTAGATAAAGTGCTGGGGTATGTGGCGGGGGCGCTTGCCTGGGTGAGCCAACCCGCGCCATCGCCAATGCAACTAACCAAAGAAGCCGAGCTAAAACGGCAGCAGCTTCTCTCAGCGGCCAATACCCTGACGGCCGACTGGCGAACAGAGCTTGCGCTCGGCATCATCAATGATGAGGACAAGGCAAAATTGATTGAATGGATGCACTACATCAAAGCGGTGAAAGCTATCGATACCTCGAGCGCGCCAAATATTAGCTGGCCGGAGAAACCGGCGGCGTAG
- the hepT gene encoding type VII toxin-antitoxin system HepT family RNase toxin, with translation MSDNAYISAVRISLSRYQAELSEIRAILAQRALSNLEYRAAERTLQVSIEACIGVAKHWARALAKHTPQDAYQAFEILVQRGELSPDTLIGWRKIIGLRNALVQDYLNIDPEIIRSVIAQGYSDSLFTFAQQGLDGLAAHID, from the coding sequence ATGAGCGATAACGCCTATATCAGCGCTGTGCGCATCAGCCTGTCGCGTTATCAGGCAGAGCTGTCAGAGATCAGGGCTATTCTGGCACAGCGCGCGCTTTCCAATCTGGAGTACCGCGCCGCCGAACGAACCCTGCAAGTGTCTATCGAAGCCTGTATCGGCGTGGCAAAACACTGGGCCAGAGCACTGGCGAAGCATACCCCTCAGGATGCCTATCAGGCATTCGAGATCCTTGTCCAGCGCGGCGAGCTATCCCCTGACACACTGATCGGCTGGCGCAAAATCATTGGCCTTCGCAATGCGCTGGTACAGGACTATTTGAATATTGACCCCGAAATCATCCGTAGCGTGATTGCTCAAGGCTATAGTGACTCGCTGTTCACGTTTGCACAGCAAGGCCTCGACGGGTTGGCCGCGCATATTGATTGA
- a CDS encoding phage tail protein has product MTVKYMTLLTQVGAAKLANATALGSMLNITHMAVGDGGGNPTMPDPAQKALINEKRRALLNALRADPANPNQIIAEQVIPENEGGFWLRELGLFDADGDLIAVANCPETYKPQLQEGSGRVQTVRMILVVSNTSAVTLKVDPAVVLATRKSVDDKALEVRAYADGLMAKHLAAGNPHAQYAPLVSPALSGVPTAPTAVAGTSNSQLATTAFVKSAIEALVASSPEALNTLNELAAALGNNPNFATTMTNALANKQPLDNTLTALSGKSVAALLNYLGLGSAAQRNVGGMPDQIPDMSHFLVGQSGTLGAFRLPSGHLVQFDSGVLNNVGGFTKSYPAPFPNATLVLIGVMYGTLGFRWVATPNTFDRTAANINFVDAVTGNGMTGQTVGYLAIGY; this is encoded by the coding sequence ATGACAGTGAAATACATGACATTGCTCACGCAGGTGGGCGCGGCGAAACTGGCGAACGCCACGGCACTCGGTAGCATGCTGAATATTACGCATATGGCCGTGGGTGATGGCGGTGGCAACCCCACGATGCCAGACCCGGCGCAAAAAGCGCTGATTAATGAAAAACGCCGCGCACTGCTTAATGCGCTGCGGGCTGACCCGGCAAACCCGAACCAGATTATTGCCGAGCAGGTTATCCCAGAGAATGAAGGCGGCTTCTGGCTGCGGGAACTCGGGTTATTCGATGCGGACGGCGATTTAATCGCGGTCGCCAACTGCCCGGAAACCTACAAGCCGCAGTTGCAAGAAGGCTCTGGCCGGGTACAAACGGTGCGTATGATTCTGGTCGTGAGTAACACCAGTGCCGTGACGTTAAAAGTTGACCCGGCAGTGGTGCTGGCGACGCGCAAGTCTGTCGATGATAAAGCGCTGGAGGTGAGAGCCTATGCCGATGGATTGATGGCGAAGCATCTGGCGGCGGGCAACCCTCATGCGCAATATGCGCCGTTGGTAAGCCCGGCATTGAGTGGCGTACCGACGGCACCGACGGCGGTGGCAGGAACCAGTAACAGCCAGTTGGCGACCACGGCTTTTGTTAAAAGCGCAATTGAGGCACTGGTCGCTTCTTCCCCGGAGGCGCTGAATACGCTCAATGAATTGGCTGCCGCGTTAGGTAACAATCCAAATTTTGCGACCACCATGACCAATGCTCTGGCGAACAAGCAGCCGCTGGATAACACGCTGACGGCTCTGTCAGGAAAATCCGTTGCGGCACTGCTCAACTATCTTGGCCTGGGGTCGGCGGCGCAGCGTAATGTTGGCGGTATGCCCGACCAAATCCCCGACATGAGCCATTTTTTGGTTGGGCAGTCTGGCACGCTAGGGGCGTTTCGCTTGCCATCCGGCCATCTTGTGCAGTTTGATTCTGGTGTTTTGAATAATGTTGGCGGATTTACGAAAAGCTATCCCGCGCCGTTCCCTAACGCCACTCTTGTCCTGATTGGGGTGATGTACGGCACGTTAGGCTTCAGATGGGTCGCCACACCGAACACCTTTGACAGGACGGCGGCGAATATCAATTTTGTCGATGCCGTGACAGGTAATGGTATGACGGGGCAAACCGTAGGTTATTTGGCGATAGGTTACTGA